One window of Candidatus Nitrospira kreftii genomic DNA carries:
- a CDS encoding hypothetical protein (conserved exported protein of unknown function), giving the protein MNRAFHLLPWLAFTFLLWSPAAWAAPSLEESSQLRVLTYNLLHDGPWSGFFENGTHLEERLGMTIQELQRLQPDVIALQEASDSRKHGNVPQRIAEALGYQMVFEPATQHISGISFLDRLITSAIGFKEGPAILSRYPIIASEVYELPRCQHRMDPRILLRAEINAPDGPIQVFSAHTAKGDECQLTRVGELFREHRGTGRAVLMGDLNTGEQSSVLTEWQKEPGLIDAFRVANPGISGGTVWQNIHVEWPTADRRVDFIFLFHGENGNSPVVRSSRLAFDQPGRLPNGDALWPSDHRGVWADIELVPIVNMRVSRLPKSRTR; this is encoded by the coding sequence ATGAACCGCGCATTCCATCTCCTTCCTTGGCTCGCCTTCACATTCCTGCTTTGGAGTCCTGCTGCCTGGGCTGCACCTAGCCTAGAGGAATCGTCTCAACTACGGGTCCTCACCTACAACCTGCTCCACGACGGGCCGTGGTCGGGATTCTTCGAGAACGGCACTCATCTCGAAGAACGGCTCGGCATGACCATCCAGGAACTACAGCGGCTACAACCTGACGTAATCGCGCTTCAAGAAGCGTCGGACAGCCGAAAACATGGCAATGTCCCCCAACGAATCGCTGAGGCGCTCGGGTATCAGATGGTATTCGAGCCCGCCACCCAACACATCTCCGGGATCAGTTTCTTGGATCGGCTGATTACTTCAGCCATCGGCTTCAAAGAGGGACCGGCCATCTTAAGCCGCTACCCGATCATCGCCTCTGAGGTCTACGAGTTGCCTCGGTGCCAACATCGCATGGATCCTCGCATTCTCTTGCGGGCTGAGATCAACGCACCGGATGGACCGATCCAGGTCTTTTCCGCCCATACCGCAAAAGGAGATGAATGCCAGCTCACACGAGTCGGAGAGTTGTTCCGCGAACATCGAGGAACGGGACGAGCGGTTCTCATGGGTGACTTGAATACCGGAGAGCAGTCTTCTGTCCTTACCGAATGGCAAAAGGAACCCGGACTAATCGATGCTTTTCGGGTTGCGAATCCAGGAATATCTGGAGGGACCGTCTGGCAAAATATTCACGTAGAATGGCCCACCGCCGACCGTCGCGTCGATTTTATCTTCTTATTTCATGGGGAAAACGGCAACAGTCCGGTCGTGCGTTCAAGCCGTCTCGCGTTTGACCAGCCCGGTCGCCTCCCAAACGGCGATGCTCTCTGGCCCTCCGACCATCGCGGTGTGTGGGCAGATATTGAGTTGGTACCAATCGTCAACATGCGGGTGAGCAGGCTCCCTAAGAGTAGAACTCGCTAA
- a CDS encoding hypothetical protein (conserved exported protein of unknown function) → MLAHSIIFLPLSLTAILLSPQSGWAQPTQNETERTAELLATLLDAGRVVIERNQPLINDSRRGDKGFSPDVFEKLVLDEFLRQSQIDLNKPGSSLPPRAKDLLMRLLLASKDVVADAQFVINQRGIGYKNFIPATFGSQAARRFSKQSKVTIKQTTLDPRNVQNAPDAYEETALRRLAHQPASTTAIIEWLNGGQLLRAMMPIYYSEDCLTCHGSPKGILDISGYPREGAQVGELAGAISIQIPVDHR, encoded by the coding sequence ATGCTTGCGCACTCGATCATATTCCTCCCGCTCAGTTTGACGGCGATACTCCTCTCGCCCCAGAGCGGTTGGGCGCAACCAACTCAGAACGAGACCGAACGGACAGCCGAACTGCTGGCGACCCTTCTAGATGCCGGACGTGTCGTCATCGAGCGCAACCAGCCGTTGATCAATGATTCGCGAAGGGGGGACAAGGGCTTCTCACCGGATGTCTTTGAGAAGCTGGTTCTCGATGAGTTCCTCCGCCAGTCGCAGATCGACTTGAACAAGCCTGGCTCTTCGTTGCCTCCCCGCGCGAAAGATCTATTGATGCGACTTCTCCTCGCGAGCAAAGATGTCGTGGCGGATGCGCAATTCGTGATCAATCAGCGAGGGATTGGGTACAAAAATTTTATCCCAGCCACCTTCGGCAGTCAGGCTGCGCGGAGGTTTTCGAAACAATCGAAAGTGACCATCAAACAGACAACCCTCGATCCACGAAACGTACAGAATGCGCCCGACGCCTACGAAGAAACGGCCCTGAGGCGACTTGCCCACCAACCGGCCTCGACCACCGCTATCATCGAATGGCTCAACGGTGGACAGTTACTCAGAGCCATGATGCCGATTTATTATTCAGAAGATTGCCTGACTTGTCACGGAAGCCCCAAAGGGATCCTCGATATCTCCGGCTATCCACGAGAAGGCGCTCAGGTAGGGGAATTAGCCGGTGCCATCAGCATTCAGATCCCCGTGGACCATCGATAG
- a CDS encoding hypothetical protein (conserved protein of unknown function) → MARREPISSEAFAELVQQAIGDLPPPYAKLMESVAVVVEEEPPDDVLRDLELDEKDDLLGLYQGQSLADDSFFRSGGEPPPRISIYRGPILRLCESPEEVVQEVYDTVVHELGHHVGLDDDEMPY, encoded by the coding sequence ATGGCTAGGCGAGAACCCATTTCTTCCGAAGCTTTTGCGGAGCTGGTCCAGCAGGCAATCGGGGATCTCCCGCCCCCCTATGCGAAGCTCATGGAGTCCGTTGCCGTAGTCGTAGAGGAAGAGCCGCCGGATGACGTCTTACGAGATTTGGAGTTGGATGAGAAGGACGACTTGCTCGGGCTCTATCAAGGCCAGTCGTTGGCGGACGATTCATTCTTCCGATCGGGTGGTGAACCCCCACCACGGATTTCCATCTATCGCGGGCCGATCCTTCGCCTCTGCGAAAGTCCAGAAGAAGTCGTGCAGGAAGTCTACGATACGGTCGTCCATGAACTGGGTCATCATGTCGGCCTGGATGATGACGAAATGCCGTACTGA
- a CDS encoding hypothetical protein (conserved protein of unknown function): MSNELLIPDRVARQSAETTFDRNVVVVAGAGTGKTTLLVNRLVHLLMKEPNPVLITQVVALTFTNKAATEMKVRLRERLITLAQPEADSLRASDGGAVSRSDLQERYGLSCDAIVARAQTALQELEKSQIGTLHSFAAHLLRLHPLESGVDPDFKEDDGLRFEEQFTAAWDCWLDQELSRAGQHHTLWRSVLSSATLDAVRSLARSLCSELVDLDALQQQLGSTAALPAMSDWIQHMSARAEQLLNTHDRPKRRKVEQMLAAAASVMRLVADKGLSGRQDVTKEERESLDKNLGSAVAGWDKGDFKDAGALIEVAQQLLTVDHAFLNDLLKLLVPLVRNIRETFTRQGWLSFDGLLARARALLFEHPSVRERIKREYRALLVDEFQDTDPTQYEIILAVSERQGSQADRWQQMALEPGKLFIVGDPKQSIYAFRRADIEAFDRVVEKVTTEGGRAETLTTNFRSDGAVLEAVNEVFDRLFERRPLVQPANVRLEVRPQRRPPSIEPGVRLCVTTPDDEDEVFDAAAATRAESEVLARWLREEVLSRSTVKPGHVALLFRKLTQADAYLDALRRHDIHYVVEGEKHFYRRQEVIDFVNLLRVLDHPHDEIALTGLLRSSLGGLTDRELYDLKQAGHFNYLHASHLGTWLHVRADAVRRLYEHLAWLHRAIPVLPLAEALELIFDRLPILEIAAASLHGEQAVANLMKVKHTAASLADRPHMTLSGFVDLMIARLEEQPDESESLLAEESLEAVHVLTIHKAKGLEFPIVVLPGLHQGSGRERSAPQVSYDWSSGTYGLSLEHHRSLGSLLVQYKLRLREDAERRRVLYVGMTRAKELLLLSGGITARSVGETVFELLRNIGTGEIGDASTEALAIGASSIPQRVVQALERKRPRRRGERATGVASINPQEMAALWEARTARWSEARETPHHLTPSGLGKRAGSARSETTSVRQDAAIGRLVGVIAHRVLERWDFALDPSGLCAQVGSTLRSVLGPEEQSYVGAVEDSANDLLATFGRSEAYARLRSSQIIGREVPFIIPWGNRQVMEGIIDLMYRFDGELWIADYKTDSVSADQAAARAEHYRTQSEIYKVAVKQSLGIQPRFHCLFLRCGVAIEL, encoded by the coding sequence ATGAGTAACGAGCTCTTGATCCCCGATCGTGTGGCCAGACAGTCGGCTGAGACGACCTTCGATCGCAACGTGGTGGTCGTGGCCGGCGCAGGGACAGGGAAGACGACGCTGCTCGTCAACCGTCTCGTGCATCTACTCATGAAAGAGCCCAATCCAGTGCTGATCACGCAGGTGGTGGCCCTGACGTTTACCAATAAGGCGGCGACCGAGATGAAAGTGCGACTACGCGAGCGACTCATCACCCTGGCTCAACCGGAGGCCGATTCGCTGCGAGCGAGCGACGGAGGAGCCGTTTCGAGGAGTGACCTGCAAGAACGATATGGACTCAGTTGCGATGCAATTGTCGCTCGGGCTCAAACTGCGTTGCAGGAGCTAGAAAAATCTCAGATCGGCACTTTGCACAGTTTCGCCGCGCATCTGTTGCGACTCCATCCGTTGGAGAGCGGTGTCGATCCTGATTTCAAGGAAGACGATGGCCTGCGTTTTGAGGAACAGTTCACGGCTGCGTGGGATTGTTGGCTCGATCAGGAATTGAGCCGAGCGGGCCAACACCATACACTCTGGCGATCGGTCTTGTCATCGGCCACGCTCGATGCAGTGAGATCGTTGGCCCGGTCGCTGTGCAGTGAATTAGTCGATCTCGACGCTCTCCAGCAACAACTTGGTTCAACGGCGGCGTTGCCGGCGATGTCGGACTGGATCCAGCACATGAGCGCGCGGGCTGAGCAGCTCTTGAATACGCACGACAGGCCGAAGCGACGCAAGGTTGAACAGATGCTCGCTGCCGCGGCGTCTGTGATGCGCCTCGTGGCAGACAAGGGCTTGAGCGGCCGGCAAGACGTGACGAAGGAGGAACGAGAATCGCTCGACAAAAACCTGGGGAGTGCTGTGGCTGGATGGGACAAAGGTGATTTTAAAGACGCTGGTGCCCTCATCGAGGTCGCGCAACAACTCCTCACGGTCGATCATGCGTTTCTGAACGACCTGTTGAAACTCCTCGTGCCGCTGGTGCGGAATATTCGCGAGACGTTTACTCGGCAAGGTTGGCTTTCGTTTGATGGGTTGCTGGCACGAGCGCGGGCGTTGCTCTTTGAGCATCCCTCTGTCCGGGAACGGATCAAACGAGAGTATCGTGCCTTGTTGGTCGATGAGTTTCAGGATACAGATCCCACGCAGTACGAGATTATCCTGGCGGTGTCGGAACGTCAGGGGAGTCAGGCGGATCGGTGGCAACAGATGGCCCTTGAGCCGGGGAAGCTGTTCATCGTGGGAGATCCCAAACAGTCGATCTATGCCTTTCGGCGCGCCGATATCGAAGCCTTCGATCGAGTCGTGGAGAAAGTCACGACTGAGGGTGGGAGAGCAGAGACGTTGACGACGAACTTTCGAAGCGATGGAGCGGTCTTGGAGGCGGTGAACGAAGTCTTCGATCGACTCTTTGAACGGCGGCCGCTGGTCCAGCCGGCGAACGTGCGGTTGGAGGTTCGCCCTCAACGGAGGCCTCCTTCGATCGAGCCGGGGGTTCGTCTCTGCGTGACGACGCCGGATGACGAGGACGAAGTGTTCGATGCGGCTGCGGCGACGAGAGCGGAAAGCGAAGTGCTGGCTCGTTGGCTGAGGGAGGAGGTGCTCAGTCGTTCAACCGTGAAGCCGGGTCATGTGGCACTGCTGTTCAGAAAGCTCACTCAGGCTGATGCGTACCTTGATGCGTTGCGGCGACATGACATTCACTACGTCGTCGAGGGCGAGAAGCATTTCTATCGACGCCAAGAAGTCATCGATTTCGTCAATCTCTTACGTGTCTTGGATCATCCGCACGATGAGATCGCTTTGACCGGTCTCCTTCGTTCGTCGCTCGGAGGGCTGACGGATCGTGAACTGTATGATCTTAAGCAGGCCGGGCACTTCAATTATCTCCATGCATCACACCTCGGGACATGGCTCCATGTCCGGGCCGATGCCGTACGGCGGCTGTATGAGCATTTAGCATGGCTCCACCGCGCTATCCCAGTTCTGCCGTTGGCCGAGGCTCTCGAGCTGATTTTTGACCGATTACCGATCCTCGAGATCGCCGCTGCGTCGCTCCACGGCGAACAAGCTGTGGCCAACCTCATGAAGGTGAAGCACACGGCTGCTTCATTGGCTGACCGGCCTCACATGACTCTGAGTGGGTTTGTGGATCTCATGATCGCTCGGCTTGAAGAACAGCCCGATGAGTCCGAGAGTCTTCTTGCCGAGGAGTCGCTCGAAGCCGTGCATGTATTGACGATCCATAAGGCCAAAGGGTTGGAGTTTCCCATTGTTGTGCTACCGGGCCTCCATCAGGGGAGTGGACGTGAACGGAGTGCGCCGCAGGTCTCCTACGATTGGTCGAGCGGAACCTATGGGCTCTCCTTGGAGCACCATCGATCGCTTGGCTCATTGCTGGTCCAATATAAACTACGGTTGCGAGAAGACGCGGAACGGCGCCGAGTGCTGTATGTGGGGATGACCAGGGCCAAAGAGCTGCTGCTGTTGTCCGGCGGGATCACCGCCCGTTCGGTCGGAGAAACAGTGTTCGAGCTGTTACGGAATATCGGGACAGGAGAGATCGGAGACGCCTCAACGGAGGCGTTGGCAATCGGAGCCAGTAGCATCCCTCAGCGGGTCGTCCAGGCATTGGAGCGAAAACGGCCACGGCGACGAGGGGAACGAGCAACGGGGGTGGCATCGATCAATCCACAGGAAATGGCTGCACTGTGGGAGGCACGGACTGCTCGATGGAGCGAGGCTCGTGAGACCCCACACCACCTGACACCGAGTGGCTTAGGCAAGCGGGCGGGGTCGGCTCGAAGTGAAACAACCTCAGTTCGACAGGATGCGGCGATTGGACGATTGGTCGGTGTGATTGCGCATCGCGTGCTGGAGCGATGGGACTTTGCGCTGGACCCCTCCGGGTTATGTGCTCAGGTTGGCTCAACCCTTCGGTCTGTCCTTGGGCCTGAGGAACAATCTTACGTCGGAGCGGTCGAAGATTCCGCGAACGATCTTCTGGCGACCTTCGGTCGATCCGAAGCGTATGCACGTCTGCGGTCGTCTCAGATCATTGGTCGTGAAGTTCCGTTCATCATCCCGTGGGGGAACCGGCAGGTCATGGAAGGAATCATCGATCTCATGTACCGGTTTGATGGAGAGCTCTGGATCGCCGACTACAAGACGGATAGCGTATCGGCCGATCAGGCGGCCGCGCGGGCCGAACACTACCGAACGCAAAGCGAGATATACAAAGTCGCTGTGAAACAGAGTTTGGGAATCCAGCCACGATTCCATTGCCTTTTTCTACGGTGTGGCGTCGCCATAGAATTGTAA
- a CDS encoding hypothetical protein (conserved protein of unknown function), with translation MLRVITGRFHPTLESALVEHLTRAKATDPLASLAIFVPSKSLAGHIRTLLAVEQRTPHVNLHVLTFHQLALRLAGEVSAFHALPRVVDELFFERLVRHIVRSKLSSQAPLQRLGQSAGTWGALWSTIRDLRDADVDPSQALQGLREGYFEEDDREWLGALTSLYAAVKEASKTLEVGTQDDLAQALIPFIPTALFLQSLKRVFYYGFYDLTQVQLSFFEAVSRTKDTALFFPLEDDPVYGFARRFFDRYIQPLVTTGEVMTRLERNSTHGAEHPVQLTIRSVIGVEEELAATCRTILDLVETNGYRFDEIGVAARALDPYSPSLQSIFDRHRIPFHTTASRPLVHEPICKLVLQLVSLPVNSFYRASVLDVVTSPLYGTDLTDDLSESYRPEQWKLLVQALHITRGVEEWKRLEQASQAALILDGEESQIGSLAIAPDVISLFWQVVSQLMKDCSTLPPRGTIGQMVAACRALVERRLRRPDAAESTVQDPQSDQRAMIWNAIDRIWMTLLELEPLTEEMSWDDFVELLTHTCERTRVPLHDSSSQGVMVLDVMAARGVSFKALVVLGLNEKVFPRYIREDAFLRDRHRRVLDATLGFKIDEKLTAYGEESLLFHLLCQAASQRLYLSYQRADETGRMLAASPSLEVAHRRFAFHEQPIDVVPRRLTDRVLQRPTIKQFLPPPELTQWLAMNGQDPIDLVQALGRDADTIRHATVALDRIEEEGKTLNLFDGMTGAVESHWERLIERGVAPTPLERYARCPFQYFASDVLRLEPSRVSLSQQPDAALVGTLCHATLRACYEQLVQAGWPSTRASDDMKERAIRMSVDQAAVDLESQHRTGHYLLWELAKDQIVTLMTAALEAEEAEQTEHPYQPIAFEVDGEGTIPNILDGALLKIRGRIDRLDRNRHSGTLRVVDYKFKVGSSMKPEDRNLTQSAVRGYRLQPPLYSCLTVPGQTTPSQVQFLFLAPGWSAPISRSMFERKSWTSETGGLIHRTITILIDGIRAGRFFIIPDGYCDHCEFRVICRREHAPTWWRAYRADEPKVLRTLRTQKIADE, from the coding sequence ATGCTGCGGGTCATCACCGGTCGATTTCATCCTACTCTTGAATCTGCACTTGTCGAGCATCTCACACGCGCCAAGGCAACTGATCCTCTTGCGTCACTCGCGATCTTCGTTCCGTCCAAATCTCTAGCCGGCCATATTCGTACTCTTCTCGCCGTTGAACAGCGGACTCCGCATGTGAATCTGCACGTGTTGACCTTCCATCAATTGGCCTTACGGCTGGCTGGCGAGGTGTCCGCCTTTCATGCGTTGCCGCGGGTCGTTGATGAGCTGTTCTTCGAGCGATTGGTTCGACACATTGTTCGCAGCAAGCTCTCTAGTCAGGCGCCATTACAGCGACTTGGACAATCCGCCGGGACGTGGGGGGCACTCTGGTCGACGATTCGTGATTTGAGGGATGCTGATGTCGACCCAAGTCAGGCGCTGCAAGGCCTCCGTGAAGGGTATTTCGAAGAAGACGATCGCGAATGGCTTGGCGCGCTGACATCGCTTTATGCAGCAGTAAAGGAAGCAAGCAAGACGCTGGAGGTCGGTACGCAAGACGATCTGGCTCAGGCGCTTATCCCTTTTATCCCGACTGCCTTGTTTCTCCAGTCCCTGAAGCGAGTGTTCTATTACGGGTTCTATGATCTGACGCAAGTACAGCTGTCTTTCTTTGAAGCCGTCAGCCGAACCAAGGACACCGCGTTGTTTTTCCCACTGGAAGATGATCCGGTCTATGGATTCGCCCGGCGATTTTTCGATCGGTATATCCAGCCGTTGGTGACGACAGGCGAGGTGATGACCCGACTGGAACGAAACTCGACTCACGGAGCTGAGCATCCCGTCCAGCTCACTATCAGGAGTGTGATCGGTGTGGAGGAGGAATTGGCGGCAACCTGTCGTACGATCCTTGATCTTGTTGAAACCAACGGCTATCGGTTCGACGAGATCGGCGTCGCCGCGCGGGCACTCGATCCTTACAGCCCATCGCTTCAGTCGATCTTCGATCGGCATCGAATCCCCTTCCATACGACCGCGTCGCGACCATTAGTTCACGAACCGATCTGTAAGCTTGTGTTGCAGCTGGTCTCCCTACCGGTCAACAGCTTTTATCGCGCCTCAGTTCTCGATGTCGTGACGTCGCCGCTGTATGGAACGGATCTGACCGACGACCTGTCGGAGTCATATCGCCCCGAGCAATGGAAACTGCTGGTTCAAGCCCTACACATCACTCGTGGCGTCGAGGAGTGGAAACGACTGGAGCAGGCGAGTCAGGCTGCATTGATACTTGATGGGGAGGAGAGCCAGATCGGTTCTCTCGCGATTGCGCCGGACGTGATCAGCCTGTTTTGGCAGGTTGTCTCACAGCTCATGAAAGACTGCTCAACCCTTCCCCCGCGAGGCACGATCGGTCAGATGGTCGCCGCCTGTCGGGCGCTCGTCGAGCGGCGGCTGCGACGGCCGGATGCAGCGGAATCGACGGTTCAAGATCCTCAGTCTGACCAACGAGCGATGATATGGAACGCCATCGATCGTATCTGGATGACACTCCTGGAATTGGAGCCACTCACCGAGGAGATGTCATGGGATGACTTCGTCGAACTGCTGACTCATACCTGTGAGAGGACAAGAGTGCCTCTTCATGACAGCTCATCTCAGGGGGTGATGGTACTCGACGTGATGGCGGCTCGCGGGGTGTCCTTCAAAGCTCTGGTCGTCCTTGGCCTGAACGAAAAGGTGTTTCCGCGTTATATACGAGAAGATGCTTTTCTCAGGGATCGCCATCGGCGCGTGCTCGACGCGACGCTTGGATTCAAGATCGACGAAAAATTGACCGCCTATGGAGAGGAGAGCTTGCTCTTCCACCTGCTCTGTCAGGCTGCCTCTCAGAGGCTCTATCTCTCCTATCAACGGGCCGATGAAACCGGACGGATGCTGGCGGCCTCTCCCTCTCTTGAAGTAGCTCACCGGCGGTTTGCGTTTCATGAACAACCGATCGATGTCGTACCGCGCCGCCTGACTGATCGAGTCCTGCAACGGCCCACGATCAAACAGTTCCTACCACCTCCTGAACTGACTCAATGGTTGGCCATGAACGGGCAAGACCCAATCGATCTTGTCCAGGCGCTTGGGCGAGATGCCGATACGATTCGTCATGCGACGGTGGCGCTGGATCGCATCGAAGAGGAGGGCAAGACGCTGAATCTCTTCGATGGGATGACCGGAGCAGTCGAGTCCCATTGGGAACGGCTCATCGAACGGGGTGTTGCTCCCACGCCGCTCGAACGGTATGCGCGCTGTCCCTTCCAATATTTTGCCTCAGATGTGCTGCGCCTGGAACCAAGTCGTGTCTCGCTTTCGCAACAGCCGGATGCGGCGCTGGTGGGCACGCTCTGTCATGCCACATTACGGGCGTGCTACGAGCAGCTTGTACAGGCAGGGTGGCCAAGTACACGGGCATCAGACGATATGAAGGAACGAGCCATTCGTATGTCCGTTGACCAGGCAGCAGTGGATCTCGAATCACAGCATCGGACAGGTCACTATCTTTTGTGGGAGCTGGCGAAAGATCAGATCGTGACCCTTATGACGGCGGCGTTGGAGGCGGAGGAAGCGGAACAGACCGAGCATCCGTACCAGCCTATTGCGTTCGAAGTGGATGGGGAAGGGACGATTCCCAATATCCTTGACGGAGCATTACTGAAGATCCGTGGCCGGATCGATCGGCTCGATCGGAATCGCCATTCCGGCACATTACGGGTGGTCGATTACAAGTTTAAAGTCGGTTCAAGTATGAAACCTGAGGACCGTAATCTAACCCAGTCCGCGGTCCGTGGGTATCGGCTGCAACCGCCGCTGTATAGTTGCCTTACTGTTCCCGGACAGACTACACCGAGTCAGGTGCAGTTCCTGTTTCTCGCTCCTGGTTGGTCGGCGCCGATCAGTCGCTCGATGTTTGAGAGGAAATCATGGACATCGGAGACGGGGGGCCTCATCCATCGTACGATCACCATCTTGATCGACGGAATACGGGCCGGACGGTTTTTTATCATTCCGGACGGCTATTGCGACCATTGTGAATTTCGTGTGATCTGCCGAAGAGAGCATGCTCCGACGTGGTGGAGAGCCTATCGCGCGGACGAACCGAAAGTCCTGAGAACACTTCGCACGCAGAAAATTGCTGATGAGTAA
- a CDS encoding hypothetical protein (conserved protein of unknown function) codes for MSEQGKHVAKAAAFIAGGAVIGAGLGLLFAPQTGLETRRSISRYARKAQAQTNRWGRAVKSGMKVAFDQQSPMVKSCEEHKPQLTAVLN; via the coding sequence ATGTCGGAGCAGGGGAAGCACGTCGCCAAGGCAGCTGCATTCATCGCTGGTGGAGCCGTCATCGGAGCGGGATTGGGGCTCCTCTTCGCTCCACAGACCGGGCTTGAAACGCGTCGGAGCATTAGCCGCTATGCTCGGAAGGCACAGGCACAAACCAATCGCTGGGGGCGAGCCGTCAAGTCTGGCATGAAGGTCGCGTTCGACCAACAGTCACCGATGGTGAAGAGTTGCGAGGAACATAAACCGCAGCTCACTGCAGTGTTGAACTAG
- a CDS encoding Thioredoxin, with translation MPNITLLVSPSCGACPSAKSLWKQLRVKYSFSYREVDITTKDGQELADRHAVRAVPATIIDGKLTFVGVPSRESAEKAIQLKLKQREG, from the coding sequence ATGCCAAATATAACCTTACTTGTGTCGCCCAGTTGCGGAGCCTGTCCCTCAGCGAAAAGCCTGTGGAAGCAATTGCGTGTGAAGTACAGTTTTTCGTATCGGGAAGTGGATATCACTACAAAGGATGGCCAGGAGTTGGCAGACCGTCATGCCGTCCGTGCTGTGCCTGCGACGATTATCGATGGCAAGCTGACATTCGTCGGCGTTCCCAGTCGAGAGAGCGCGGAAAAGGCCATTCAATTGAAGCTCAAACAGAGAGAAGGGTAG
- a CDS encoding hypothetical protein (conserved protein of unknown function) produces the protein MDEDDNELPDLPLIAKGPPPDCPICGDPMSFIDGDWACVDCNGELLGPETG, from the coding sequence ATGGACGAAGACGATAACGAGCTTCCGGATCTTCCACTCATTGCCAAGGGGCCTCCGCCGGATTGTCCGATCTGCGGCGATCCCATGTCATTCATCGACGGCGACTGGGCCTGCGTCGACTGTAACGGCGAGCTATTAGGTCCGGAAACCGGGTAA
- a CDS encoding Prolipoprotein diacylglyceryl transferase: protein MGSLAAIPYPNIDPVIVALGPIQLRWYGLMYLIGLTAAYFLIQHKVARKELAIRKDQIYDMVVYAAFGVFLGGRIGYTLFYNFSYYIQNPLKLLAVWEGGMSFHGGLIGTIIALIWFSRRHGIPAYTIADLAASVTPIGLGFGRLGNFINGELFGRSTDVAWCIVFPTGGPVCRHPSQLYEATLEGLVLFTALWWIDRRPTPPGTIFWTFVTGYGISRLIIELFREPDQHLGFILGPITMGQILSLPMVLIGIVMLVLGYQRSGQKPAYS from the coding sequence ATGGGTTCCCTAGCCGCAATTCCATATCCAAACATTGATCCCGTCATTGTCGCTCTAGGCCCTATTCAGTTGCGCTGGTATGGGCTGATGTATTTAATCGGCCTCACCGCAGCCTACTTCCTCATTCAGCACAAGGTGGCCCGCAAGGAGCTGGCAATTAGGAAGGACCAGATCTACGACATGGTCGTCTACGCGGCCTTCGGTGTGTTTCTTGGTGGACGGATCGGTTACACGCTCTTCTACAACTTTTCCTATTATATTCAGAACCCCCTGAAACTCCTCGCAGTATGGGAAGGTGGCATGTCTTTCCATGGCGGGCTCATTGGAACTATTATCGCGCTGATCTGGTTCAGCCGTAGGCACGGAATTCCTGCCTATACGATTGCGGACTTGGCGGCTTCTGTGACACCGATCGGATTAGGGTTCGGTCGACTCGGAAACTTCATCAACGGAGAGCTCTTTGGCCGGTCAACCGACGTGGCATGGTGCATCGTCTTCCCGACCGGCGGCCCAGTTTGCCGCCACCCCTCACAATTATACGAGGCAACTCTGGAAGGCCTCGTGTTGTTCACAGCTTTGTGGTGGATCGATCGGCGCCCGACTCCTCCCGGCACAATCTTTTGGACGTTCGTTACCGGCTACGGCATCAGCCGACTCATCATCGAACTCTTCCGTGAGCCAGATCAACATCTTGGCTTCATTCTAGGCCCGATTACTATGGGCCAGATTCTCTCTCTGCCCATGGTGCTCATTGGAATTGTTATGCTCGTCTTGGGCTACCAACGATCCGGCCAAAAGCCTGCCTACTCTTGA